Below is a genomic region from Pseudomonas extremaustralis.
CTTCGTCTCAGCGCGCTGTACCGTTATCCCTTGAAGTCCGGCAAAGCCGAAGTGCTTCAGCAGATCGGCCTGGATAAACTCGGCCTGGACGGGGATCGACGCTGGATGCTGGTGGACGAGGCCAGCGGGCGTTTTCTCACCCAGCGTGCCGTGGCGAAGATGAGCCAGTTGTCGGCGCTGTGGAACGCCAGCGGCGGGCTGACCTTGAGCTCGCCCGGCTACGCGCCGTTGGAGGTGCCGCTGCCGGGAGGCGACGCCGAGTTGCGCGGGGTGACCATCTGGCGCGACACCTTGCGCGTACCGGATGCCGGTGACGAAGCCGCCGCCTGGGTCAGTGAGTTTATCGGCAAGCCCACGCGGCTGGTGCAGATGCCCCTGGAACGCGCCCGCACTACCCAAGCCGGTTTCGGCAAGGATGATGACCAAGTAGCGTTTGCCGACGGTTATCCATTGCTGCTGATCGGCCAGGCGTCCCTGGACGACCTTTCCCAACGCATTGGCCGCCCCATGGAGATGCTGCGTTTTCGGCCCAACCTTGTCATCGAAGGTGGCGAGCCCTTTGCCGAGGACGGCTGGAAGCGCTTGCGCATCGGTGATGTGGAGTTTCGTGCGGTCAAGCCATGCTCACGCTGCATCCTCACCACCATCGACCCGCAAACTGGCGAGCGCAGTGCCGACCGCGAGCCGTTCGCAACCCTCGAGGCCTATCGCAAGACGGAAGAGGGCGCGATTTTTGGCCAGAACCTGATCAACGATGGCGCCGGCCACCTTGAGGTGGGCATGCCGGTGACGATCCTCGAATAATGCACGCGCCCATGAAAAATGCCCGTCTCCTGCGAGACGGGCATTTTTTTTGCGCCGCGTGGATCAGCCGCGGTATTCGCACAGGTAAGCGGTGTCCACGGCGACCTTGAGCTGGAACTTGCTGTTGGCCGGTACGTTGAACTGGCTGCCGGCGGCGAAGGTTTCCCAGGCGTTGGCATCCGGCAGCTTGACGCTCAGGGCGCCGGACACTACGTGCATGATTTCACGCTGGGCGGTGCCGAATTCGTATTCGCCCGGGGCCATCACGCCGATGGTCGCCGGACCTTCTGCGGTGCCGAAAGCGATCGACTTGACGGTGCCGTCGAAGTACTCGTTGACTTTAAACATGGGCGATTCCTCGGAAAAGGGTTGAGGCTTCCTGTAGGCGCGAGCTTGCTCGCGCCTACAGGGAGAATTACGGAAAAAAGGCCGGTCAGTATGCCCAAGCGAAGAGAAGCTGCCTAGACCGGCAAAATCAGCGGCAGCAGGCGCGCGGTGTTGCGCGCATCTTCCAGCGCCCGGTGTTGCTGGCCTTGGAACTGCATGCCGGCCAATTGCAGGGCGCCATTGAGCCCCAGGGGCTTGTCCAGGCGCCGCGCCTTGGCGAAGCGCTGCTTGAGGTTCACATGGGGGGTGTGGGCCAGTGCGCTGGCCAGGGCATGGCGCTGCCATTCCAGCTCCAACTGGTGGCGGTCGTAGTCGCCCCAACTGGCCCAGCCTTCCAGGCGCGGCTGGTGCTGGCCCAACCAGCGCTCGAACAGTGGCCACACCTCGGTAATGGGCGCGGCGCTGTCCATATTCGCCTGGGTGATGTGCGTCAGCTTGCGGCAAAAGGGCGTCAGCAGCGGACGGCGCAGTGGCCGTACAAAACGCTGGAAGTGATCCAG
It encodes:
- a CDS encoding MOSC domain-containing protein, translating into MLRLSALYRYPLKSGKAEVLQQIGLDKLGLDGDRRWMLVDEASGRFLTQRAVAKMSQLSALWNASGGLTLSSPGYAPLEVPLPGGDAELRGVTIWRDTLRVPDAGDEAAAWVSEFIGKPTRLVQMPLERARTTQAGFGKDDDQVAFADGYPLLLIGQASLDDLSQRIGRPMEMLRFRPNLVIEGGEPFAEDGWKRLRIGDVEFRAVKPCSRCILTTIDPQTGERSADREPFATLEAYRKTEEGAIFGQNLINDGAGHLEVGMPVTILE
- the ppnP gene encoding pyrimidine/purine nucleoside phosphorylase, with amino-acid sequence MFKVNEYFDGTVKSIAFGTAEGPATIGVMAPGEYEFGTAQREIMHVVSGALSVKLPDANAWETFAAGSQFNVPANSKFQLKVAVDTAYLCEYRG
- a CDS encoding exonuclease domain-containing protein translates to MPHWLIIDLEATTDDGGWPVTEMEVIEIGASLVNREGRELDHFQRFVRPLRRPLLTPFCRKLTHITQANMDSAAPITEVWPLFERWLGQHQPRLEGWASWGDYDRHQLELEWQRHALASALAHTPHVNLKQRFAKARRLDKPLGLNGALQLAGMQFQGQQHRALEDARNTARLLPLILPV